One Chitinophagaceae bacterium C216 genomic window carries:
- the mdoB gene encoding Phosphoglycerol transferase I yields the protein MKFKANYYAAVLYRMGVALFFIFLCRFIFWGLNTSLFPGLTADKWLHILKGGLRFDIAALFYFNALSLVLMVFPLPASVLNHRIYKRVVETSFIVCNGIALLLNCIDFIYYRFTLRRTTFAVLKEFQNEQNFGQLAKHFVSDFWYVTLIYLALLTLMIFLYNRVQTEAIEGKSKVRYYIRGVVILLLTVFLAIGGIRGDYKHSTRPITISNAGDYVSNPNEIYLVLNTPFTFIRTTSVQTLKRVNYYTDEELEQIYTPIHRPHPDNVFQKKNVVLILLESFGKEAMGFYNKDLEGGTYTGFTPFLDSLAAHSKIFWQSFANGRKSIDAIPSCIASIPSGVNPFVLTPYVSDTIGGLAHVLRKEGYHTSFFHGAPNGSMGFTAITKLLGIEYYYGKNEFNNDAEYDGIWGIWDEPFLQFFAQKLGTFQQPFFSTFFSVSSHHPFKVPEKYKDVFKKGPLPVLECIGYTDMALKKFFEAAKQQPWFDNTLFIISADHATVTYHEEYQTPWGDIAIPIILYAPGDSAMNGIHDGIIQQIDIMPTVLGYLNYNKPFVAYGNNVLDTAQQQQAFAFQYSAGYKWFEGDYMLFSDGEHVKELYNYKTDRLFRNNIAADSSQLAERLHRRLKAFIQQYNNRLIENRLVIETP from the coding sequence ATGAAGTTTAAAGCCAATTACTACGCGGCAGTCCTGTACCGGATGGGTGTTGCCTTGTTTTTTATATTCCTCTGTCGGTTTATCTTCTGGGGGCTGAATACCTCATTATTCCCTGGATTGACAGCTGATAAGTGGTTGCATATCTTGAAGGGAGGATTGCGGTTTGATATTGCAGCACTATTTTATTTTAATGCACTCTCGCTAGTATTGATGGTGTTCCCTTTACCCGCTTCAGTGCTCAACCATAGGATTTACAAACGGGTTGTAGAAACTTCTTTTATTGTATGCAATGGAATTGCTTTATTGCTCAATTGTATTGATTTTATTTATTATCGTTTTACACTAAGGCGCACCACATTTGCAGTGCTTAAAGAGTTTCAGAATGAACAAAACTTTGGACAGCTTGCCAAGCATTTTGTATCAGATTTCTGGTATGTGACATTGATTTATCTTGCCTTGCTGACGCTGATGATATTTTTATACAACCGGGTACAGACTGAAGCAATAGAGGGAAAATCAAAAGTACGATACTATATCAGGGGGGTAGTAATATTGCTATTAACCGTGTTTCTGGCGATAGGAGGCATTCGTGGCGATTACAAACATAGTACCCGTCCTATTACCATTAGTAATGCCGGAGATTATGTTAGCAATCCCAATGAAATTTATTTAGTACTGAATACGCCTTTTACGTTTATCAGAACTACCAGCGTACAGACTCTTAAGAGAGTGAATTATTATACTGACGAAGAACTGGAGCAGATTTATACTCCCATTCATCGCCCACATCCTGATAATGTGTTTCAAAAGAAAAATGTAGTGTTAATTCTGCTGGAAAGCTTTGGCAAAGAGGCAATGGGTTTTTACAACAAAGATTTGGAAGGTGGCACCTATACAGGGTTTACGCCTTTTCTGGACTCCCTAGCCGCACATAGTAAGATTTTCTGGCAATCGTTTGCCAATGGTAGAAAGTCTATTGATGCGATTCCTTCTTGTATAGCCAGTATTCCTAGTGGTGTTAATCCTTTTGTACTCACACCTTATGTGTCGGATACCATAGGAGGGCTGGCTCATGTGCTACGTAAAGAAGGTTATCATACATCCTTCTTCCACGGAGCTCCTAATGGGTCAATGGGCTTTACGGCCATTACCAAATTGTTAGGCATAGAATATTATTATGGCAAAAACGAGTTTAATAACGATGCGGAATATGACGGTATTTGGGGTATTTGGGATGAGCCCTTTTTGCAGTTTTTTGCACAAAAGTTGGGAACATTTCAGCAGCCATTCTTTAGTACCTTTTTTTCTGTGTCTTCTCATCATCCTTTTAAGGTGCCGGAAAAATATAAGGACGTATTTAAGAAAGGCCCGTTACCCGTGCTGGAATGCATTGGGTATACCGACATGGCTCTGAAAAAATTTTTTGAAGCTGCCAAGCAGCAGCCTTGGTTTGATAATACACTGTTTATAATTAGTGCTGATCATGCTACGGTAACTTATCATGAAGAGTATCAGACGCCATGGGGAGATATTGCCATTCCGATTATTTTATATGCTCCTGGAGATAGTGCTATGAATGGTATTCACGATGGTATTATTCAGCAAATTGATATCATGCCTACTGTATTGGGATATCTAAATTATAACAAGCCTTTTGTAGCATACGGTAATAATGTGTTAGATACAGCGCAACAGCAGCAGGCATTTGCTTTTCAGTATTCCGCTGGATATAAGTGGTTTGAGGGAGATTACATGCTTTTCTCAGACGGTGAGCACGTAAAGGAGTTGTACAATTATAAAACCGATCGTCTTTTCCGCAATAATATTGCTGCTGATAGCTCACAGTTAGCCGAACGATTGCATCGCCGATTAAAAGCTTTTATACAGCAGTATAATAACCGACTTATTGAAAATCGTTTGGTAATTGAAACTCCATAG
- the rpmGA gene encoding 50S ribosomal protein L33 1: MAKKSKGNRVQVILECTEHKASGLPGTSRYITVKNKKNNPERLELKKYNPILKKVTLHKEIK, translated from the coding sequence ATGGCAAAAAAATCAAAAGGTAACAGGGTTCAGGTAATATTGGAATGTACTGAGCATAAGGCCAGTGGGTTGCCCGGCACCAGCCGTTATATTACTGTGAAAAATAAAAAGAATAACCCTGAAAGATTGGAGTTGAAGAAATACAATCCTATCTTAAAGAAAGTAACGCTTCATAAAGAAATTAAGTAA
- the ddl gene encoding D-alanine--D-alanine ligase, with translation MKKNIALVTGGYSGEAVISYKSAETIGNHLDRDRYNVYKIDITKEGWYYVAEDGTRSDVDKNTFTIVDNGQRIKFDAVLIAMHGTPGEDGKLQGYFDMLNIPYTGCNAATSALTMNKSYTTAVASRSGIHVANSILLFDHSLLPAATILEKLKLPLFVKPNSGGSSIGMSKVLQPEELEPAIQKAFKEDKQVLIEEMIEGREFTIGVYKSQGEIITLPMTEVKADPSKVFFDFEAKYEGKSTEVTPAQVDESIAEKIREAAKRVYQALNCRGVIRIDFIYNEKVGAPFMLEVNTIPGQSAASIVPQQVAAAGRNLKDFYTLLVEECFL, from the coding sequence ATGAAAAAAAACATTGCATTGGTAACCGGCGGGTATTCTGGTGAAGCGGTTATTTCTTATAAAAGTGCCGAAACTATTGGCAACCATCTTGACAGGGATCGGTATAATGTGTATAAAATAGATATTACGAAGGAGGGATGGTATTATGTAGCCGAAGATGGCACTCGTTCTGATGTGGACAAAAACACATTTACCATTGTAGACAATGGGCAAAGGATAAAATTCGATGCCGTGTTGATCGCCATGCATGGTACACCTGGAGAAGACGGAAAACTGCAGGGTTATTTTGATATGCTGAATATTCCGTATACAGGGTGTAATGCAGCTACTTCAGCCCTTACCATGAACAAAAGCTATACAACAGCAGTGGCCAGCAGGTCAGGGATTCATGTAGCCAATTCCATCCTGTTGTTTGACCATTCGCTCTTACCAGCTGCTACAATTCTAGAAAAACTAAAACTACCCTTGTTTGTAAAGCCTAATAGTGGTGGTTCCAGTATCGGTATGAGTAAAGTGCTGCAGCCCGAAGAGCTAGAGCCCGCTATTCAGAAAGCCTTTAAGGAAGATAAGCAGGTGTTGATAGAGGAGATGATTGAAGGACGTGAGTTCACCATCGGTGTATATAAATCGCAAGGGGAAATAATTACCCTGCCTATGACTGAAGTTAAGGCTGACCCGAGTAAGGTGTTTTTTGATTTTGAAGCAAAATACGAAGGTAAGTCCACCGAAGTAACACCGGCACAGGTAGATGAATCTATAGCGGAAAAAATAAGGGAGGCAGCTAAAAGAGTTTATCAGGCGCTTAATTGCCGCGGGGTTATCCGTATTGATTTTATCTACAATGAAAAGGTGGGTGCGCCCTTTATGCTCGAGGTTAATACCATTCCTGGCCAGAGTGCGGCCAGCATTGTTCCCCAGCAAGTGGCTGCAGCTGGCAGAAACTTAAAAGATTTTTATACTTTGCTGGTAGAAGAATGTTTTTTGTAA
- the amyB gene encoding Alpha-amylase 2 gives MVRITAFLLITAIIVSCKLMPKEEKSKTDIKSQKMKNNIAWKHSTNIYEVNVRQYTEEGTFNAFVKELPRLKDMGVEVLWFMPITPIAQEKKKGSLGSYYACSDYTSINPEFGTLDDFKRLVDTAHVMGFKVIIDWVANHTGWDHVWTKAHPEYYLRDTVTGTFQIASGMDDIIELDYSNSELRKAMIDAMKFWVNECDIDGFRCDLASWVEVDFWQEARPQLDALKPLFWLGEFDELENPEYGKVFDASYSWKWMHKTKDFYQQGLPIAELVDLLRQYSTLGDSSMRAWFTSNHDENSWNGTEYEKYGDMAKSLAVFSCTWNGAPLIYSGQELPLKNKRLEFFEKDPIPWTGKYELHDFYKTLLNLHATHPALRGGDPAVTTYLIHTNAADKIFAYLRKNGDAEVLVLLNWSADTVAFNIEDAKVRGSFKSVFSGAENNFDTVKEFQLYPWEYLVYVK, from the coding sequence ATGGTAAGAATAACTGCATTTCTGCTAATTACCGCTATTATTGTATCCTGCAAACTCATGCCAAAGGAAGAAAAGTCTAAAACTGATATTAAATCCCAAAAAATGAAGAACAACATTGCATGGAAGCATTCTACCAATATTTATGAAGTTAATGTGCGGCAATACACCGAGGAAGGAACTTTTAATGCATTTGTGAAAGAATTGCCCCGATTGAAGGATATGGGTGTAGAGGTACTGTGGTTTATGCCTATTACTCCCATCGCTCAGGAGAAAAAGAAAGGTTCGTTGGGGAGTTATTATGCCTGTTCGGATTATACATCCATTAATCCGGAATTTGGTACACTGGACGACTTTAAGCGTCTAGTGGATACGGCTCATGTTATGGGATTTAAAGTGATTATCGATTGGGTGGCGAATCATACCGGATGGGATCATGTGTGGACGAAAGCGCATCCGGAATACTATCTCCGTGATACAGTAACCGGAACTTTTCAGATTGCTAGTGGAATGGACGATATTATTGAATTGGACTACAGCAATTCTGAACTGCGCAAGGCCATGATTGATGCTATGAAGTTTTGGGTAAATGAGTGCGATATCGATGGTTTTAGATGCGATCTCGCATCTTGGGTGGAAGTGGATTTCTGGCAGGAAGCAAGGCCGCAGCTGGACGCTTTAAAGCCACTGTTTTGGCTAGGAGAATTTGATGAATTAGAAAATCCCGAATACGGAAAAGTATTTGACGCGAGCTATTCCTGGAAGTGGATGCATAAAACAAAGGATTTCTATCAGCAGGGGCTTCCTATTGCAGAGCTGGTTGATTTATTACGACAATATAGTACCTTAGGCGATAGTAGCATGCGTGCATGGTTCACTTCCAATCATGATGAGAATAGCTGGAATGGCACCGAGTACGAAAAATATGGCGATATGGCAAAATCTCTTGCCGTATTCAGTTGTACTTGGAACGGGGCGCCATTGATTTATAGCGGGCAAGAGCTACCATTGAAAAATAAGCGATTGGAGTTTTTTGAAAAAGATCCAATACCGTGGACAGGGAAATATGAGTTGCATGATTTTTATAAAACATTATTGAATCTGCATGCTACGCATCCTGCTTTACGAGGAGGCGATCCGGCTGTGACAACTTATCTCATCCATACCAATGCTGCAGATAAAATATTTGCCTATTTGCGTAAAAATGGTGATGCCGAAGTGCTAGTATTGCTCAACTGGTCGGCAGATACCGTGGCTTTTAATATAGAGGATGCAAAAGTGCGGGGAAGTTTCAAAAGTGTCTTCTCTGGTGCGGAAAATAATTTTGATACAGTGAAAGAGTTTCAACTATATCCTTGGGAATATTTGGTATATGTGAAGTAG
- the ftsY gene encoding Signal recognition particle receptor FtsY: MSFLKKLFGKKEKESLDQGLQKTKEGFLSKISKAIVGKSTVDEEVLDNLEEALVSADVGVDTTVRIINRIEERVARDKYLNTSELNRMLQEEIQDILVDAPNGSNYTFDSELPAKPYIILVVGVNGVGKTTTIGKLAHNFKKAGKSVLLGAADTFRAAAVDQLTIWSERVGVPIIKQAMGSDPAAVAFDTAQSAVSRQCDVVLIDTAGRLHNKIHLMDELNKIKRVIQKVIPDAPHEVLLVLDGSTGQNALEQAKHFTAATDVTAMAVTKLDGTAKGGVVLAIADQFKIPVKFIGVGEKAEDLLIFDKHEFVDSLFSLENKQD; the protein is encoded by the coding sequence ATGAGTTTTTTAAAAAAGCTGTTTGGTAAAAAGGAAAAAGAGTCGCTCGACCAGGGACTTCAAAAGACCAAGGAAGGTTTTTTGAGTAAAATCAGTAAAGCTATTGTAGGGAAGAGTACGGTAGATGAAGAAGTACTGGATAATCTGGAAGAGGCTTTGGTGAGTGCCGACGTGGGGGTGGATACCACTGTGCGCATCATTAATCGTATTGAGGAGCGTGTAGCGCGGGATAAATACCTTAACACCTCCGAGCTCAATAGAATGCTTCAGGAGGAAATACAGGATATACTCGTTGATGCTCCCAATGGCAGCAATTATACCTTCGATAGCGAATTACCTGCCAAGCCTTATATAATTCTTGTAGTGGGTGTAAATGGAGTGGGGAAGACCACTACTATCGGTAAGCTGGCCCACAATTTTAAAAAAGCAGGAAAATCTGTATTGCTGGGAGCGGCCGATACTTTCCGTGCGGCGGCGGTGGATCAACTCACTATCTGGAGTGAGCGCGTGGGAGTGCCCATTATCAAGCAGGCCATGGGAAGCGATCCTGCAGCAGTAGCTTTTGATACGGCTCAAAGTGCCGTAAGTCGGCAATGCGATGTGGTGCTCATTGATACCGCAGGACGTTTGCATAACAAAATCCACTTAATGGATGAGCTGAATAAAATTAAGCGTGTTATTCAAAAAGTGATACCCGATGCACCGCATGAAGTACTGTTAGTCCTAGACGGCTCTACCGGACAAAATGCTCTCGAACAAGCCAAGCATTTTACTGCAGCTACAGATGTAACAGCTATGGCAGTAACCAAATTGGATGGTACTGCAAAGGGAGGCGTGGTATTGGCTATTGCCGACCAGTTTAAAATTCCCGTAAAATTCATTGGAGTAGGAGAAAAGGCTGAAGATTTGCTAATCTTCGACAAACATGAATTTGTTGACAGTTTGTTTAGTCTCGAAAATAAGCAGGATTAA
- the moeZ gene encoding putative adenylyltransferase/sulfurtransferase MoeZ yields MDTITVHQLKERLDNGEKLLLIDCREPAEYEEYNIGATLIPLGDIQNGTLGPLEGKEEEEVIIHCRSGKRSAAACLHLETLGFKKTVNVEGGILAWKEAFDND; encoded by the coding sequence ATGGATACTATCACAGTTCACCAGTTAAAAGAAAGATTAGATAATGGTGAAAAATTATTGCTGATTGATTGCCGGGAGCCGGCAGAATATGAAGAATATAATATCGGAGCTACATTGATACCTTTGGGGGATATTCAAAACGGAACATTAGGTCCGCTGGAAGGTAAAGAAGAAGAGGAGGTAATCATCCATTGCCGTAGTGGTAAGCGTAGCGCAGCAGCCTGCTTACACTTAGAAACATTAGGCTTTAAAAAAACTGTGAATGTAGAAGGTGGTATTCTGGCCTGGAAAGAAGCTTTCGATAATGATTAA
- the fdx gene encoding Ferredoxin: MAIKITDECINCGACEPECPNNAIYEGGVEWAIADGTSVNGEYTLMNGKVVDAHFKNEPLAVDTYYITPDKCTECQGFHEEPQCASVCPVDCCVPDEMYQETIEELLAKKERLHL; the protein is encoded by the coding sequence ATGGCAATAAAAATTACTGATGAGTGTATAAATTGTGGTGCTTGTGAACCTGAGTGCCCGAACAATGCAATTTACGAAGGGGGAGTAGAGTGGGCGATTGCAGATGGAACCTCGGTAAATGGCGAATATACTTTAATGAATGGTAAGGTGGTGGATGCGCATTTCAAGAATGAGCCTCTTGCTGTAGATACATATTATATTACACCTGATAAATGCACCGAATGCCAAGGCTTTCATGAAGAACCCCAGTGTGCTTCTGTATGTCCTGTGGATTGTTGTGTGCCTGATGAAATGTATCAAGAAACAATCGAAGAACTGCTGGCGAAAAAAGAAAGATTACACTTATAA
- the rimO gene encoding Ribosomal protein S12 methylthiotransferase RimO — protein sequence MKSKTLKKDKVNIITLGCSKNMVDSEVLSGQLRANGIDVVHENTKKDHNIVVVNTCGFIDKAKEESINTILEQVELKKHGRIDKVYVTGCLSERYKESLEQEIPEVDAFFGTMELPAILKQFEADYKSELVGERLLATPKHYAYLKISEGCNRTCSFCAIPLMRGKHVSKPIEELVLEAEKLVRMGVKEIMLIAQELTYYGLDIYKKRMLPDLLNRLADIQGLEWIRLHYAYPTKFPLEVLDVMRERENICNYLDIPLQHASDKMLKAMKRQITKAEMNDLIAAIREKVPGICLRTTLITGFPGETLDDVEELKQFLDQHRFDRVGIFTYSHEENTTAYALQDDVPQEEKERRAQEIMEHQQEISYELNQEKVGKIFKTIIDKKEAGRYIGRTEFDSVEVDNEVIISGSQRLQIGEFYNVRIEKAYDYDLEGVVLS from the coding sequence ATGAAATCAAAAACACTTAAGAAAGATAAAGTAAACATTATCACGTTGGGATGTAGCAAGAATATGGTGGATAGCGAAGTCCTAAGTGGACAGTTGCGTGCCAATGGTATTGATGTGGTGCATGAAAACACCAAAAAAGACCACAATATTGTTGTTGTCAACACCTGCGGTTTTATTGACAAAGCAAAGGAAGAAAGTATTAATACCATTCTAGAGCAGGTGGAACTGAAAAAGCATGGACGTATTGATAAGGTGTATGTTACAGGCTGTCTTAGTGAGCGTTATAAAGAAAGCCTAGAGCAGGAGATTCCTGAAGTGGATGCTTTTTTTGGTACTATGGAGCTACCGGCCATTTTGAAGCAGTTTGAAGCGGATTATAAATCAGAGTTAGTAGGGGAGCGATTGCTGGCAACGCCAAAGCATTATGCCTATCTAAAAATATCCGAAGGTTGTAATCGAACCTGTTCTTTTTGTGCTATTCCTTTGATGCGGGGTAAACATGTGAGTAAGCCCATTGAGGAGCTGGTGCTTGAAGCCGAGAAACTGGTAAGAATGGGAGTAAAAGAAATTATGCTCATCGCTCAGGAGCTAACTTATTACGGTTTGGATATTTATAAAAAGCGGATGCTCCCTGATTTATTGAATCGACTTGCCGACATTCAGGGTTTGGAGTGGATAAGATTGCATTACGCTTATCCTACCAAATTCCCACTGGAAGTGCTAGATGTGATGCGGGAGCGGGAGAATATTTGCAATTATCTAGATATACCATTACAGCATGCATCCGATAAGATGCTGAAAGCTATGAAAAGGCAGATAACCAAAGCTGAAATGAATGATCTGATTGCTGCCATACGCGAAAAAGTGCCAGGTATCTGTCTGCGTACTACATTGATTACAGGTTTTCCGGGCGAGACATTAGATGATGTGGAAGAATTGAAGCAGTTTCTGGATCAGCATCGATTTGATCGTGTGGGAATCTTTACCTACTCGCATGAGGAGAATACTACGGCCTATGCACTGCAGGATGATGTACCGCAGGAAGAGAAGGAGCGCCGTGCTCAGGAAATCATGGAGCATCAGCAAGAAATATCCTATGAACTCAATCAGGAAAAAGTAGGTAAGATATTTAAAACAATTATCGATAAAAAGGAAGCCGGCAGGTATATTGGTCGCACCGAATTTGACAGCGTAGAGGTGGATAATGAGGTGATTATTTCCGGGTCACAAAGGCTGCAAATAGGAGAATTTTACAATGTACGCATCGAAAAAGCATATGATTACGATTTGGAAGGAGTTGTTCTAAGTTAA
- the lpd gene encoding Dihydrolipoyl dehydrogenase: protein MAYDVVVLGSGPGGYVAAIRASQLGFKTAIIEKESLGGICLNWGCIPTKALLKSAQVYNDIKHAQDYGIEASGTPNFEAIIKRSRSVADKMSKGVNFLMRKNKIDVIMGFGTLKAKGQVEVKSADGKTQIVEGKHIIIATGGRSRELPTMKQDGKKIIGYREAMSLPKQPKSIIVVGSGAIGIEFGYFYNSLGTKVTIVEYLPRIVPVEDEDISKELEKNLKKQGIEILVNSEVTGVDTSGEGVKAKIKTANGEVELQADILLSAVGVAANIEGIGLETLGIKTDKGKILVDKYYKTNVDGFYAIGDCVPGQALAHVASKEGIVCVEAIAHAEGKYKHQPEPIDYNNVPGCTYCYPEIASVGYTEAKAKEAGYEVRVGKFPLSASGKASAAGHAEGFVKVIFDAKYGEWLGTHMIGYNVTEIISETVVGRKLETTYHEVLNSIHPHPTISESVKDAIEVAYDEAIHL from the coding sequence ATGGCATATGATGTAGTAGTATTGGGCAGTGGCCCGGGCGGTTATGTAGCTGCTATCCGCGCATCCCAACTGGGTTTTAAAACAGCTATTATTGAAAAAGAAAGCCTGGGAGGTATTTGCCTTAACTGGGGTTGTATTCCTACCAAAGCATTATTGAAGAGTGCACAGGTGTATAACGATATTAAGCATGCCCAAGACTACGGTATTGAAGCTAGCGGAACCCCAAATTTCGAAGCAATTATTAAGCGCAGTCGCAGTGTAGCTGATAAGATGAGTAAGGGCGTCAACTTTTTAATGCGCAAAAATAAGATTGATGTTATCATGGGCTTTGGCACCCTAAAAGCCAAAGGCCAAGTAGAGGTAAAATCGGCCGACGGGAAAACGCAGATTGTTGAAGGAAAACATATTATCATAGCGACAGGTGGGCGCAGCCGCGAATTACCCACAATGAAACAAGATGGTAAAAAGATCATTGGCTATCGCGAAGCCATGTCATTGCCTAAACAACCCAAAAGCATTATTGTAGTAGGTAGCGGCGCTATTGGAATAGAATTCGGCTACTTCTACAACAGCCTTGGTACTAAAGTTACCATTGTAGAATATCTGCCTCGCATCGTTCCGGTAGAAGATGAAGACATTTCAAAAGAACTAGAAAAAAATCTGAAAAAACAAGGCATCGAAATACTTGTTAACAGCGAAGTAACCGGCGTAGATACTTCTGGAGAAGGCGTAAAAGCCAAAATCAAAACTGCAAACGGTGAAGTAGAGTTGCAAGCCGATATCTTATTGAGCGCCGTAGGTGTTGCAGCCAATATCGAAGGTATTGGACTGGAAACATTAGGTATTAAAACCGATAAAGGAAAGATACTTGTCGACAAATACTATAAAACCAATGTAGACGGTTTCTATGCCATCGGAGACTGTGTGCCCGGACAGGCATTGGCACATGTTGCAAGTAAAGAAGGTATTGTATGTGTGGAAGCAATCGCCCATGCCGAAGGTAAATACAAGCATCAGCCGGAGCCTATCGATTATAACAACGTGCCGGGATGTACTTACTGCTATCCTGAAATTGCCAGCGTGGGTTATACCGAAGCGAAAGCCAAAGAAGCCGGATACGAAGTAAGAGTAGGAAAATTCCCGCTAAGTGCTAGTGGAAAAGCAAGCGCTGCAGGACATGCGGAAGGTTTCGTAAAAGTTATTTTCGATGCAAAATACGGCGAATGGCTCGGTACTCACATGATTGGTTATAACGTTACCGAAATCATCTCCGAAACCGTAGTAGGTCGCAAGCTCGAAACTACTTATCACGAAGTGCTGAACAGCATCCACCCACACCCGACCATCAGTGAAAGTGTGAAAGATGCTATCGAAGTGGCTTACGACGAAGCAATCCATTTATAA
- the ispH gene encoding 4-hydroxy-3-methylbut-2-enyl diphosphate reductase, with protein MKQFDVPVFYRSNLISLIKKKRKEKDKLKKDFTPTLLDFGPVQIFLARHFGFCYGVENAIEIAFKTVEQNPGKRIFLLSEMIHNPQVNADLANHGVRFLQNTEGKELIPFDSLTKEDIVLIPAFGTTLDIEKKLVDIGIPIEKYNTTCPFVEKVWNRSAAIAAKDYTIIIHGKPSHEETRATFSHASANAPSVVVKNMAQAQRLATYITGASPAQNFYEEFKNQYSEGFDVEKDLQRIGVVNQTTMLASDTQAIADFLKQVMIDKYQLTKATIAERFADTRDTLCYATNDNQTSVLEMLNTPADLAIVVGGYNSSNTSHLVELCEEKLSTYYINNSEKILSRKEILHYNFHTKQEILTADYLPTTEPIRILITSGASCPDALVEDVIQKLISFYPGTKSIEEIIAQIANT; from the coding sequence ATGAAGCAATTTGATGTACCGGTTTTTTACAGAAGTAATCTGATTTCCTTAATCAAAAAGAAGCGGAAAGAAAAGGATAAACTGAAAAAGGATTTCACCCCCACGCTACTTGATTTTGGGCCGGTACAGATATTCTTGGCGCGTCATTTTGGATTTTGCTATGGAGTAGAGAATGCTATCGAAATTGCTTTTAAAACTGTAGAGCAAAATCCAGGAAAGCGCATTTTCCTGCTTAGTGAGATGATTCATAACCCGCAAGTAAATGCGGATTTGGCCAACCACGGCGTACGCTTTTTGCAAAATACCGAAGGCAAGGAACTTATTCCGTTTGATTCACTTACCAAAGAAGATATTGTACTCATCCCTGCATTTGGAACCACGCTGGATATTGAAAAAAAATTGGTGGATATAGGTATCCCTATTGAAAAATACAATACTACGTGTCCCTTTGTAGAAAAAGTATGGAACCGTAGTGCAGCAATTGCCGCGAAAGATTATACCATTATCATTCATGGTAAACCTTCTCACGAAGAAACCCGAGCCACTTTCTCTCATGCATCCGCAAACGCCCCCTCTGTGGTAGTAAAGAATATGGCTCAGGCTCAAAGATTGGCAACCTATATTACCGGCGCATCTCCTGCACAAAACTTTTACGAAGAATTTAAAAATCAATATAGCGAAGGGTTTGATGTGGAAAAAGATCTGCAACGTATCGGCGTAGTCAATCAAACTACTATGTTGGCCAGCGATACACAGGCTATTGCAGATTTCCTCAAACAAGTAATGATTGATAAGTATCAACTTACCAAAGCCACTATTGCAGAAAGATTTGCAGATACACGAGACACCCTTTGCTATGCCACCAATGATAACCAAACCTCCGTACTGGAGATGTTAAATACACCTGCAGATTTAGCTATCGTGGTGGGAGGATACAATTCTTCCAACACTTCGCATCTGGTAGAATTATGCGAGGAAAAACTTTCTACCTACTATATTAACAATAGTGAGAAAATTCTCAGCCGAAAAGAAATTTTGCACTATAATTTCCATACAAAACAGGAAATACTCACCGCCGATTATCTGCCTACTACCGAACCGATACGCATCTTGATTACCAGCGGTGCTTCTTGCCCTGATGCATTGGTGGAAGATGTGATACAAAAACTTATCAGCTTCTATCCCGGCACTAAATCGATAGAAGAAATTATAGCACAGATAGCAAATACATAG
- the rpmB gene encoding 50S ribosomal protein L28, whose protein sequence is MARVCQVTGKTPIGGHKVSHSNIKTKRRFLPNLQKKRFYLVEEDKWITLKLSADAIRTINKNGLYSVVKELRAKGEKI, encoded by the coding sequence ATGGCAAGAGTATGTCAGGTTACGGGTAAAACTCCTATCGGAGGGCATAAAGTATCGCACTCTAACATTAAGACAAAGCGTAGGTTTTTACCCAATTTGCAAAAGAAGAGATTTTACCTGGTAGAGGAGGATAAGTGGATTACTTTAAAGTTATCTGCTGATGCTATCCGTACTATCAATAAAAACGGTTTGTACTCAGTAGTAAAAGAGTTACGTGCGAAAGGTGAAAAAATCTAA